A single genomic interval of Gossypium raimondii isolate GPD5lz chromosome 11, ASM2569854v1, whole genome shotgun sequence harbors:
- the LOC105804535 gene encoding NAC domain-containing protein 87, translating to MEEAIVVNKGDDELIDLPPGFRFHPTDEEIITHYLTEKVMNSNFSASAIGEVDLNKCEPWDLPKKAKMGEKQWYFFCQRDRKYPTGMRTNRATEAGYWKATGKDKEIFKGKGCLVGMKKTLVFYKGRAPKGEKSNWVMHEYRLEGKFSYYNLPKGAKDEWVVCRVFDKNNTGTKKSPIPDHHQLLRMNSYGDDFMDYASLPPLMDPTYNSNKPGSSCTFMDGGDNEFKAAINNQTFLQVPPNHPYGSSNIFNPQIPIQNPIVFHQATPTSTYVHQGRTTAGTGFAGNDPANRQCKVEQFSSNQSMVSLSQDTGLSTEINNNEISSVVSKNDMGFGISKSFEDLRCLWDY from the exons ATGGAAGAAGCTATTGTTGTGAACAAAGGAGACGACGAACTCATCGATTTGCCTCCTGGGTTTCGGTTCCATCCCACTGATGAGGAGATCATAACTCATTACCTCACAGAGAAGGTGATGAACAGCAACTTCAGTGCAAGCGCTATTGGTGAAGTTGATTTGAACAAGTGTGAGCCTTGGGATTTACCTA AGAAAGCTAAGATGGGAGAGAAGCAATGGTACTTCTTTTGTCAGAGAGACAGGAAGTACCCGACAGGGATGAGAACAAACCGAGCAACTGAAGCTGGTTATTGGAAGGCAACTGGCAAAGACAAAGAGATTTTCAAAGGGAAAGGTTGCCTTGTTGGGATGAAGAAGACCCTTGTTTTCTACAAAGGGAGAGCTCCCAAAGGAGAGAAATCTAATTGGGTCATGCATGAATACAGACTTGAAGGCAAATTCTCTTACTATAATCTCCCCAAAGGTGCAAAG GATGAATGGGTTGTTTGTAGGGTTTTCGATAAGAATAATACAGGGACCAAGAAAAGTCCAATCCCTGATCATCATCAGCTGTTGAGAATGAATTCTTATGGTGATGATTTTATGGATTATGCTTCACTGCCTCCTCTCATGGACCCTACTTATAATTCCAACAAGCCTGGCTCCTCCTGCACTTTCATGGACGGCGGCGATAACGAATTCAAGGCCGCCATCAACAATCAAACCTTCCTTCAGGTTCCGCCAAATCATCCTTACGGAAGCTCCAATATTTTCAACCCACAAATCCCAATCCAAAATCCCATCGTCTTCCATCAAGCCACTCCCACTTCCACCTACGTGCACCAAGGGAGGACCACTGCCGGAACTGGCTTCGCGGGCAATGATCCTGCTAACAGGCAGTGCAAGGTGGAGCagttttcatcaaatcaatcaaTGGTCAGTCTCTCACAAGATACCGGTCTCAGCACTGAAATTAACAACAATGAGATTTCATCGGTGGTTTCCAAGAACGATATGGGATTTGGAATCAGCAAGTCTTTTGAAGATTTGAGATGTTTatgggattactaa
- the LOC105804532 gene encoding uncharacterized protein LOC105804532 isoform X2, translated as MLLSHHPSFISPLKSRLSLPYLYTQPPRLSIPYSPAFKNKPLPFFAITQHFFSTLPSKNHQPLLKSTPQSSALPVVPLDGEEHNVETVNKQLPEGSQQEDKSFWGAVSLIIGTAVGPGMLGLPAATIISGPLPSTVAIIISWVYVISSIILIAELSFAVMEEEGVAEVSFTGLATKALGSHFGAFVAVIYASLSFSLLVACVSGIGSIVCQWFPWMNLLLAHALFPLATGAVIMFFPFKVIDVSNRLLCFLMLFSITALVAIGLSVARENVLGSFAHASWSLSSNLPAIPVTVLTLGFHVITPFICKIAGNSVSEARKAILIGGAVPLVMVVSWNLIVLGLAGNTSPKDPISLLLSVNPSALSAVQGFAFSALATSLVGYAVSFPKQLLDTLELVLGKTNLQKQIPYQSQLVSNGSGKVGFVIYSSQHECRKFGKVSFRSASEDEQLLRTTDLKSLEIFVMPLVLSAPVLIASFFRSTFSKALDFAGVYANCFLFGILPPAMAYIQQSRKKLRFSILPGGDVALALLFGVAVVLGIWH; from the exons ATGTTACTTTCTCACCATCCATCTTTCATCTCACCATTGAAGTCAAGACTCAGTCTTCCATATCTCTACACTCAGCCTCCCAGGCTGTCCATTCCCTACTCACCAGCATTCAAGAATAAGCCTCTTCCATTCTTTGCCATAACCCAACATTTCTTCTCTACATTACCCTCCAAGAATCACCAGCCGCTCCTTAAATCTACACCCCAAAGTTCGGCACTTCCTGTTGTTCCCCTTGATGGTGAGGAACATAATGTTGAAACAGTGAACAAGCAGCTACCAGAAGGATCCCAACAAGAAGACAAGAGCTTCTGGGGTGCTGTTAGTTTGATTATTGGTACGGCTGTAGGGCCTGGAATGTTGGGTTTACCCGCTGCAACGATAATATCAGGTCCACTTCCATCAACcgttgccattattatttcttGGGTTTATGTTATTTCCTCCATCATTCTTATTGCAGAACTAAGTTTTGCAGTAATGGAAGAAGAGGGTGTAGCGGAAGTGAGCTTTACTGGCCTTGCAACAAAGGCATTAGGAAGTCATTTCGGTGCTTTTGTTGCGGTCATTTATGCCTCCCTTAGTTTTTCTTTATTAGTGGCTTGTGTTTCAGGCATTGGTTCAATAGTGTGTCAATGGTTTCCTTGGATGAATTTGTTATTGGCTCATGCTTTGTTTCCACTAGCTACTGGGGCTGTTATTATGTTCTTTCCGTTCAAGGTCATTGATGTTTCAAACAGGCTTTTATGCTTCCTCATGCTTTTCTCCATTACTGCATTGGTGGCCATTGGTTTATCTGTGGCCAGAGAAAATGTATTAGGCTCCTTTGCCCATGCCTCATGGAGTCTATCATCAAATTTGCCTGCCATTCCTGTTACTGTACTCACATTAGGATTCCATGTTATCACTCCTTTTATTTGCAAGATTGCTGGAAATTCAGTATCCGAGGCTCGAAAAGCAATACTGATCGGAGGGGCTGTTCCTTTAGTTATGGTTGTGTCATGGAATTTGATTGTTTTAGGACTGGCTGGAAATACCTCCCCCAAAGACCCTATATCCCTTTTACTTTCAGTGAATCCTTCTGCTTTGTCTGCAGTTCAAGGCTTTGCATTTTCTGCTTTGGCAACTAGCCTGGTAGGATATGCTGTAAGCTTTCCAAAGCAACTTCTTGATACCCTGGAACTGGTTCTAGGGAAAACAAATTTGCAAAAGCAAATTCCTTATCAATCTCAGTTGGTCTCTAATGGTTCAGGCAAAGTTGGTTTTGTGATTTATTCGAGTCAGCACGAATGCAGAAAGTTCGGGAAAGTTTCATTTCGATCTGCTTCAGAAGATGAACAACTCTTAAGAACAACTGACCTTAAATCATTAGAAATATTTGTAATGCCACTAGTGCTCAGTGCTCCAGTTCTTATAGCCTCCTTCTTCCGCTCAACTTTTTCAAAAGCCCTTGATTTTGCTGGGGTTTATGCAAACTGTTTCCTCTTTGGCATCCTACCCCCTGCAATGGCATATATACAGCAGTCAAGGAAGAAGCTCAG GTTCTCGATCCTCCCGGGAGGAGACGTGGCGCTTGCACTACTCTTTGGCGTTGCAGTTGTTTTGGGGATATGGCATTAG
- the LOC105804532 gene encoding uncharacterized protein LOC105804532 isoform X1, whose protein sequence is MLLSHHPSFISPLKSRLSLPYLYTQPPRLSIPYSPAFKNKPLPFFAITQHFFSTLPSKNHQPLLKSTPQSSALPVVPLDGEEHNVETVNKQLPEGSQQEDKSFWGAVSLIIGTAVGPGMLGLPAATIISGPLPSTVAIIISWVYVISSIILIAELSFAVMEEEGVAEVSFTGLATKALGSHFGAFVAVIYASLSFSLLVACVSGIGSIVCQWFPWMNLLLAHALFPLATGAVIMFFPFKVIDVSNRLLCFLMLFSITALVAIGLSVARENVLGSFAHASWSLSSNLPAIPVTVLTLGFHVITPFICKIAGNSVSEARKAILIGGAVPLVMVVSWNLIVLGLAGNTSPKDPISLLLSVNPSALSAVQGFAFSALATSLVGYAVSFPKQLLDTLELVLGKTNLQKQIPYQSQLVSNGSGKVGFVIYSSQHECRKFGKVSFRSASEDEQLLRTTDLKSLEIFVMPLVLSAPVLIASFFRSTFSKALDFAGVYANCFLFGILPPAMAYIQQSRKKLRCLPKYTNVLDPPGRRRGACTTLWRCSCFGDMALDDLQILEQSVSSEEADLLK, encoded by the exons ATGTTACTTTCTCACCATCCATCTTTCATCTCACCATTGAAGTCAAGACTCAGTCTTCCATATCTCTACACTCAGCCTCCCAGGCTGTCCATTCCCTACTCACCAGCATTCAAGAATAAGCCTCTTCCATTCTTTGCCATAACCCAACATTTCTTCTCTACATTACCCTCCAAGAATCACCAGCCGCTCCTTAAATCTACACCCCAAAGTTCGGCACTTCCTGTTGTTCCCCTTGATGGTGAGGAACATAATGTTGAAACAGTGAACAAGCAGCTACCAGAAGGATCCCAACAAGAAGACAAGAGCTTCTGGGGTGCTGTTAGTTTGATTATTGGTACGGCTGTAGGGCCTGGAATGTTGGGTTTACCCGCTGCAACGATAATATCAGGTCCACTTCCATCAACcgttgccattattatttcttGGGTTTATGTTATTTCCTCCATCATTCTTATTGCAGAACTAAGTTTTGCAGTAATGGAAGAAGAGGGTGTAGCGGAAGTGAGCTTTACTGGCCTTGCAACAAAGGCATTAGGAAGTCATTTCGGTGCTTTTGTTGCGGTCATTTATGCCTCCCTTAGTTTTTCTTTATTAGTGGCTTGTGTTTCAGGCATTGGTTCAATAGTGTGTCAATGGTTTCCTTGGATGAATTTGTTATTGGCTCATGCTTTGTTTCCACTAGCTACTGGGGCTGTTATTATGTTCTTTCCGTTCAAGGTCATTGATGTTTCAAACAGGCTTTTATGCTTCCTCATGCTTTTCTCCATTACTGCATTGGTGGCCATTGGTTTATCTGTGGCCAGAGAAAATGTATTAGGCTCCTTTGCCCATGCCTCATGGAGTCTATCATCAAATTTGCCTGCCATTCCTGTTACTGTACTCACATTAGGATTCCATGTTATCACTCCTTTTATTTGCAAGATTGCTGGAAATTCAGTATCCGAGGCTCGAAAAGCAATACTGATCGGAGGGGCTGTTCCTTTAGTTATGGTTGTGTCATGGAATTTGATTGTTTTAGGACTGGCTGGAAATACCTCCCCCAAAGACCCTATATCCCTTTTACTTTCAGTGAATCCTTCTGCTTTGTCTGCAGTTCAAGGCTTTGCATTTTCTGCTTTGGCAACTAGCCTGGTAGGATATGCTGTAAGCTTTCCAAAGCAACTTCTTGATACCCTGGAACTGGTTCTAGGGAAAACAAATTTGCAAAAGCAAATTCCTTATCAATCTCAGTTGGTCTCTAATGGTTCAGGCAAAGTTGGTTTTGTGATTTATTCGAGTCAGCACGAATGCAGAAAGTTCGGGAAAGTTTCATTTCGATCTGCTTCAGAAGATGAACAACTCTTAAGAACAACTGACCTTAAATCATTAGAAATATTTGTAATGCCACTAGTGCTCAGTGCTCCAGTTCTTATAGCCTCCTTCTTCCGCTCAACTTTTTCAAAAGCCCTTGATTTTGCTGGGGTTTATGCAAACTGTTTCCTCTTTGGCATCCTACCCCCTGCAATGGCATATATACAGCAGTCAAGGAAGAAGCTCAGGTGTTTGCCTAAATATACCAAT GTTCTCGATCCTCCCGGGAGGAGACGTGGCGCTTGCACTACTCTTTGGCGTTGCAGTTGTTTTGGGGATATGGCATTAGATGACTTACAG ATACTTGAACAATCTGTCTCATCTGAAGAGGCAGATCTCCTAAAATGA
- the LOC105804534 gene encoding U11/U12 small nuclear ribonucleoprotein 65 kDa protein yields MAAIPSSQPFSSPQMQQFGYQGVEGATSNPIGADSVATLLIRHLPEAIPPETLLRLFSHYGASSVQPFSSGKLRNCAFVDFKNEALASQAHRQLNGLKFLGKVLLVERASKPAEQNKPQQTGVQLGKDFSQSASLLKDANSTRDPNLGSRSGSIPASEPIAPRLGVDYPFPPHLEYAYPPPDGNILTNIVNALIAVPRFYTQVLHLMNKMNIPAPFHMALPTPPLPPPVPAPQQPPPPPASTPAQPHLEDASSSESEMESSDEEVNDKGVPKSARKRARREVIVGPAIDKSVAHEAVGVKPATLIPKEIPLMKKKNPLLQIKIAPKHIPYERKDDGADDDHKQILEELNEEGLDAKQFASADELEKGKLPPEEILSLPMFKNYTAGNPASVLYIKNLAKDVVPEDFYFIFGSLFGSIDAATSGLNVKLMQEGRMRGQAFVTFPSVELAHRALNLVNGYVFKGKPIIVQFGRNPAAAKTN; encoded by the exons ATGGCTGCTATTCCATCGTCGCAGCCTTTTAGCAGTCCTCAAATGCAGCAATTTGGATATCAAGGTGTTGAAGGAGCAACGTCAAACCCTATAGGAGCGGATTCTGTGGCTACCCTTTTGATTCGGCATCTTCCCGAGGCCATTCCTCCCGAAACCCTCTTGCGGCTTTTCTCTCACTACGGAGCGTCATCTGTTCAACCTTTCTCTAGTGGAAA GTTGAGAAACTGTGCTTTTGTGGATTTCAAAAATGAAGCATTGGCTTCTCAAGCGCATCGTCAATTAAATGG CCTGAAGTTTCTTGGTAAAGTCTTGTTAGTGGAGAGAGCTAGTAAGCCGGCTGAGCAAAATAAACCTCAACAAACTGGAGTTCAGCTTGGAAAGGATTTTTCACAATCTGCATCTTTGCTGAAAGATGCCAACTCGACCAGAGACCCGAATCTAGGTTCAAGATCGGGATCAATACCTGCTAGTGAACCAATTGCTCCTAGACTTGGTGTAGACTATCCATTTCCTCCTCACCTTGA ATATGCTTACCCTCCACCAGATGGAAATATTTTGACTAATATTGTCAATGCACTTATTGCTGTTCCCCGCTTCTATactcag GTGTTGCAcctaatgaataaaatgaatattcCAGCTCCATTTCATATGGCTTTGCCCACACCACCTCTGCCACCTCCAGTACCTGCACCACAACAACCACCCCCACCTCCTGCTTCCACACCTGCTCAGCCTCATTTGGAAGATGCATCTTCTAGTGAATCTGAAATGGAGTCTTCGGATGAG GAGGTCAATGACAAAGGTGTGCCAAAATCTGCAAGGAAGCGTGCAAGGCGAGAAGTTATTGTAGGCCCTGCAATTGATAAAAGTGTAGCTCATGAAGCTGTTGGAGTGAAACCTGCCACCTTGATCCCAAAAGAAATCCCATTGATGAAAAAGAAGAACCCTTTACTACAG ATCAAAATTGCCCCCAAACACATTCCATATGAGCGGAAAGATGATGGTGCTGATGATGACCATAAACAGATTTTAGAGGAACTGAATGAGGAAGGCTTAGATGCTAAACAATTTGCTTCTGCCGACGAGttggaaaagggaaaattgcccCCAGAAGAAATCTTATCACTTCCAATGTTTAAG AACTATACAGCTGGTAATCCTGCTTCTGTGTTGTATATAAAGAACTTGGCAAAGGATGTTGTTCCTGAAGATTTCTACTTCATATTTG GATCATTATTTGGAAGCATTGATGCTGCTACATCCGGTCTTAATGTGAAGCTAATGCAG GAGGGAAGGATGAGGGGTCAAGCGTTTGTGACATTTCCATCAGTTGAACTTGCCCATCGTGCTTTG AACCTCGTAAATGGATATGTATTCAAAGGCAAACCAATAATTGTCCAGTTTGGCCGGAATCCAGCTGCagcaaaaacaaattaa